Genomic DNA from Actinomycetes bacterium:
GCTTGAACTGCGGGTTTGACCCCCATCGCATCAGATGCGAGAGTCCCGCATCCGATGCGACGACGGTGGGGGTCAGGATCGGTGGAGGACCAACGGCTCGCCCCGGGAGCGGCCGGGCTGCACGTGGTCGCCGGGCTGCCGCTGCTGCGGCCCGAGGAGCAGGTGTTCGTCGCGATGCTGGACGGCTGGGGCAGCCAGCAGCTGGCCCGCAACCTCGCGCCCGGGACGGTGGAGGGGCGCCAGCGGGCGGTGCGGGCGTTCGCGGCCCACGC
This window encodes:
- a CDS encoding site-specific integrase, with the translated sequence MEDQRLAPGAAGLHVVAGLPLLRPEEQVFVAMLDGWGSQQLARNLAPGTVEGRQRAVRAFAAHA